The DNA window GGCATCTTTTTTGGGGTCCACCCCTGGTTGTCTGGGTGCTTTCATGAACGTCAGCCTTTATGTCCACGGCTTGATCTCTTTTGGTGCCATAGTGGGTGGAATGATCGCCACCTCAGGGGATGAAGCGTTTGTGATGCTCACACAATTCCCGGGGACAGCGTTGACTCTTTTCGGATTGCTGTTTGTGTTTGGAATCGTTTTTGCCTGGATCAGTGATTGGATTGTGCCTCGCCTTAGATTTACTCCGTGCGAATCATGCATGGATAATCATTGTGAAGAATGCATGCCTGATAGAGGCAATCAGCAAAGTATCCACGATGTTTTTCGAACAGAAAATCTCATTAAAAATTTCCAACCCTTTTGTTTTGCTCGATTTCTTCTCCTTGTACTTATCGTTTCTTTTATGGTGTTAATCACAACGGGAACCCTTGGCCCATTGACCTGGGACTGGAAACGCATTACTTTTATATGCCTTTCCGTATGCACCCTATTCATTATTATTATTTGTTCCGAGCATTATCTTGAATTTCACATCTGGGATCACATCTTTAAGAAGCACCTGTTTCGTGTCTTCTGGTGGAGTTTTGGCGCCCTTCTTTTTGTGCACTGGGGTCTGGCCTTGTGGAATCTGGATAGTTTTATCCGTGATCATATGCTGTGGGTATTGCTGATCGGTGCTTTTATGGGAGTCATTCCTGAATCAGGTCCC is part of the Thermodesulfobacteriota bacterium genome and encodes:
- a CDS encoding putative manganese transporter — translated: MITFFVFVMMLLVDFIDMVSRRRMSGIIKEGRWRQYTLASFLGSTPGCLGAFMNVSLYVHGLISFGAIVGGMIATSGDEAFVMLTQFPGTALTLFGLLFVFGIVFAWISDWIVPRLRFTPCESCMDNHCEECMPDRGNQQSIHDVFRTENLIKNFQPFCFARFLLLVLIVSFMVLITTGTLGPLTWDWKRITFICLSVCTLFIIIICSEHYLEFHIWDHIFKKHLFRVFWWSFGALLFVHWGLALWNLDSFIRDHMLWVLLIGAFMGVIPESGPHLIFVMMYAQGLIPFSVLLTTSFVQDGHGMLPLLSYSLKDSAVIKFFNVVFGLFVGGIFYVLGF